The Pichia kudriavzevii chromosome 3, complete sequence nucleotide sequence CCTTTTCTCCAATCTGGAGTGGAGGAagttttcctctttctttttccttgtaCAACACCAGTCCTCTTTTTATATTCCAGCTTACGTTCAGAAAAACCAGCCTTTCGTTAATAGTGAGACCTAACCTGTTAGTTATCCAGCcaacaaattcatcaattaaTCACGTATTAAGGTACAGATTACTATTCATTCGTTTCAGAAAGTAtaaagatgaaatcaaGCCTCACCACATCAAGTAAAACCACGGCTAGTACAATCACGTCTAGTACCTCCTATGCTTTCAAGGCCTCTATTCCTACTTCATATGATCCATACATAGTACATTCGGATGATAAGGATGGCACAGTCTTCATTGCTGTTGGCACAATTCTAATTGCtctttttgtctttttcattattgcGAAATTCTGGTTCTTCCTAAAGAATCGGAAAGCCGCTGAACTGGCGACAAAATATGATGATATATATGCTGGTAACTATTATGATAGCAGTAGTAGTGTTCTTCACTATGATTCTGCGTTCTTCgatgaaaagaaatcaagttATGGTACCGATTCTCCAAGTTCAGGCACTAGATCTACTTACTCGCATTCCACGAATCCTTCCACATCATCCAGAGGTTCTGAGACTCGAGAAGACGTCAATAACTATACATCACAACCAGGTCGCAACTTAAGAAATGCATACAGATATCAAAATTACAAtccaaagagaagagaatCATTTATTTCACCGATCAATGAACTTATAAATGACTCTTCggagaaaaatgaagatcCACAGCTTGCTACGAAAAGAATGTCCTATATCGACCTATTGGACTCAACAGTGAACCAGACACCTGATTCCAATAATAATTCTACAACCCATGTTGCTCCACCTTCAAGACGTAAAACCCAATCGATAAGTATGTTGTTTAATTCACCAATTGACAATGATCATACCGGCAAATTTCCACATGCTAAAAGTCCATCTGTTGATTTTGGGCAGGTCCACAAGCTGGTGAACCAGAGTTTAGTAAGCGTTAACCAAAGTCCGTCTACACCTTCCACAGCATCAGAAGGTAGTTCAGCTGTTACACGTAAAGAAAAACCaggcaaaaaaaatagacCTCCTTCTATGGTCTTGGATATGTTAGTTCAAAACGGTATGAATACTGACTGAATTGATCTTCAGATTGGTATATGAGAAAGTTATAATTCAATTCTACCATACACCCGATTTTACattgctttttttcttctcttctgaATACATAGAGCTCTTTTAATAATTGCATTACATACCACTCTTTATaaaattgtgaaaaaaaaatcatttccCGCATACAGATATGAAGAAGTACCATTTCTTTGGGATGACGCTTGTGAATAAATTTGTTGATTAACTTTATACAAGAAACAGGAAATTCTCCTCATTATATAAAATATGCATTACAcatactttttttctctattcaactaaaaaaaaaaataaaaaaaagattaaaGTAACTAGTAGCAGATGGAATCAAGTATATGTGTATTCTATTAAGTAGCAGTGTATACAATCTGTGCACAATTATGGatgaaacaaaataaaaaaaatatcaaattttattttcttgtttttcaGTCTTcatgttttccaaaattagTATTGTTGTGCAGCTTGTTGACAAGCCTTTAATTGTTGTAGATAAAAGTCACAAGCTTGATAGTTACCAttggattcttcaatacATCTAGTGAAGTTTCTTGCATCTGCATCACAAGCTGGAGTGGCTTGTTGTTGAGTGACTTGGGATTGAGCTGCTGGTACAGcctgttgttgttgttgtgcTGCTTCGTTTGAACCAGAACCAGAGAACATAGAAGTCAGACCTGCTCCTAAGGTGTGACCAACGGCAGAACCAACTGCAACACCTGCAGCCGTGGTTGCCATCTGTGCAAACATACCTGGTTGTTGTGGAGCCGCTTGTGCCGGAGCAGACACTGGAGCCGCTGCTGGAGCCGCTGCTTGTGCTGGAGATCTGTAAGCTGGTGCTGCAGCTGCAGGTGCTGACATGGTGGAAGCTGGTCTGGCTTGGGTTTTACCACCAAAAATAGAACGGGAGTTGGATGCTGGTGCTGGTCTTCTGGATGATGATCTAGCCATTGTAAATATGTATAATAAATGTGTTATTTACGTGCAAACACTGGTTTGGTTTGTGTATAATATGCGGAATTATCAAAGGCCAACTGCAGCGTGGcaaattccaatttggTGGAATCCATCTTCGTTTTATACTCGCActccttttccttctccgAGCTCgcctttatttttttttctccttgttcTTCTATTTTACATGGTCTTATATCTATGTAGTTAAGGAATGACTACCATCTTCGGATTTCCTCTACTCTTAACTCCATAACAAAAGTCACTTAGAAACAGGTTAAATTTACCAACTGTACTATATAAAGATGGTTTAGTGACAGAGAAGCCTCGTGTAACTTCTCCCAGCGTAGAATATGGCAAAAAATACTATACCAATCTTTCCGCCCTTGATGAACCGTGTAAATCTGCCAATCCCCACACGTGCCACTAACCGTTCCAAATTTATATTTCGAGGCAAAAAGCCATAAATCGACGCGTCGTCTAAGGTTTTAATTTTTATATTGACTCtagaatatttttttttcctcgACTGCTAGTGGATGGAAACCTCGACATGAACTTGGAGCATGCTTGTTGGGGGGATACACATTCTTCAAAGGCTACAGTAGTACACTTCCAAAAGGATAGAGACCTCCTGAGCTTTTCGTCCAGTTTCTTACACTTCTCTTCAGGCTTTTCATTAACTGTTCTGTTTTTCAATCCAACTGTGGCCTTAATTACAGATTACCCTGAGTGTCTAACGAAATATCAATCAAGGTCAATATATATTCATTTTAGAAAGTAGAAAAAGTCAGGCAAGtacaacaaaacaaacatgCTTTCATCAAGTCTAAGATCCAGTTTAAGAAATATTTCTAGAGTCAACAACGTTTCTAGATTGGCTCAATTccatcaaagaaacttaTCCACCTCCAATGTCTTGAATCAAATGCCAAAGCTTCATAAAATTGAGCAAGAAGctaatgataatgatttTTATATGATTAAGAAAAGAGGTGACAAAGGTGACGAATCAATCAGTGAACCTGGTGAAGACGATGGCTTTAAATCCACAATCAATATGGAAATTAACTCTGCTTTAGGTAATTATTCagaatttatcaatgatGCAAAAGACTTGGAAACATGGACCTTATCAAATGAAGATTCTCCAGATCATAAAGTTAAGAAATCGAAAATTAGACATTTCACATTGAATTTTGGTCCTCAACATCCAGCTGCTCATGGTGTTTTAAgattgattttggaattgcACGGTGAAGAAATTATTAGATCTGATCCCCATGTTGGTCTTTTGCATAGAGGTACTGAAAAGTTGATTGAGTCTAAAACCTATATGCAAGCTCTACCATACTTTGATAGATTAGATTATGTCTCTATGATGACTAATGAACAAGTTTTCGCATTGGCTGTTGAAAAACTATTGAATGTTGAAGTCCCAATCAGAGCCAAGTATATCAGAACCCTATTTGGTGAGATAACAAGAATCTTAAACCACTTAATGTCTGTCTTATCTCATGCCATGGATGTTGGTGCTTTAACTCCTTTCTTATGGGGTTTcgaagaaagagaaaaattgatggaATTCTATGAAAGAGTCTCAGGTGCTAGATTACATAGTGCCTACTTCAGACCAGGTGGTGTTTCTCAAGATATTCCTTTTGGTTTACTGGATGACATTTACATGTGGGCGACTCAATTCGGTGatagaattgatgaagttgaagaattacTAACTGATAAcagaatttggaaacaaaGAACTATCGACGTGGGTATAGTTACTGCTGAAGATGCTTTAGCTTATGGTTTATCCGGTGTCATGCTAAGAGGCTCCGGTGTCCCTTATGATATCAGAAAAGCTCAACCTTATGACGCGTATGATAGggttgattttgatattccaGTTGGTACCAACGGCGATTGTTATGACAGATACTTGATTAGAATGGCTGAATTCAGACAATCTCTTAGAATTATTGAACAATGTATCAATGATATGCCAGCAGGTCCTGTTAAGGTTGAAGACTTCAAAATCTCTCCACCATCAAAGGAAGCAATGAAAAATGATATGGAAACTTTGATCCATCATTTCTTGCTTTTCACTAAGGGTTACCAAGTGCCACAAGGTGAAACTTATACTGTCATTGAAGCTCCAAAGGGTGAAATGGGTGTTTACGTCATTTCGGACGGCACTGAAAGGCCTTATAAGTGTAAGATTAGAACCCCTGGTTTCTCACATTTAGGTGCATTTGATCATATTGCAAGAGGTCATTTATTACCTGATGCGGTTGCTATTATTGGTACTATGGATTTGGTCTTCGGTGAAGTTGATAGATAAGTTAGTCGATTACCCAAAagttattatttttttttcttgaaagtgaaatagaaaaaaaaaaataagaacAACATTTAAATCTAAAACTGAAATCAGTCTATTGAATATTGCATATTCActattttctccaattATTCATATTCccatattttttctctcttatTCATTCTGTCccttatttttatatattgCTTGACTTGAATATATAAATTAATATTTATTTATGTCTTCTTTTGTGTTAGTCTCCCTTCTATCACaatctatttattttttgtacTGTTTTATAATAAACTTGACGATATTCATTATCATAAGTACATCGTAAAGTTGACAACAGAATGGGataaataaattcaattaAGTCTATaaaaaagttttggatAGAAAAGGCAAAAATACGGGACAGTaacaaaatagaaaaagACCAAATTAAATAGTTCTAACTGAACGGAAACGCATATTTTAAATATTCATTTCTGCGACTTCTTCCACCGTCGGACATGTACACATTAGGTTTAGATCACCATATGTATCATCAACTCTAGCAACAGTTGGCCATGTCTTAAAGTTCTTTAAATGTGGCAATGGGAAACCGGCTTGTTCTCTAGTATATCCCCTCTTTGACCATTCATCCTCACTAGTCTCTAACAAATCCGATAATGGATGTGGtgagtttttcaagataGCACCATCACTtttaccttcttcaactgctCGGATTTCCTCCCTAATTGATAGCATTGAATCAATGAATCTATCCAATTCGGCCTTGTCTTCAGATTCAGTTGGTTCAACCATTAAAGTACCTGGGATTGGGAACGACATGGTTGGAGCATGAAAGCCATAGTCTTGTAATCTTTTAGCAACATCAATTGCTTCGATACCGATAGATTTGAATGGTCTTAAATCAATGATAAATTCATGTGCACAATACTTAATTTCAGCAGAACCATCAACTGACTTTTCACCCAAAAACATAATCTTATAAGCATCCTTTAATTTATACATCATGTAATTAGCATTGAGGATGGCAGTTGCAGATGAATATGGGATATTATTGCCACCTAAGCCCTTGATATAAGCATAAGGAATTGGTAAAATTGAAGCAGAACCAAAAGGTGCACTTGAAACTGGATTGATTGCATTCTCAATGTTAGCATTTGAGGTGGCACATAACGGATGTTTTGGCAATAAATCTGCTAAATGCGATGCAACACAAATTGGACCTACACCTGgaccaccaccaccatGAGGAATGGCAAAAGTTTTATGTAAATTCAAATGACAAACGTCAGCACCTAAATCACCTGGAGATGTTAGACCAACTTGAGCGTTCATATTAGCACCATCGAGGTAAACCTGACCACCATGTTGGTGAATGATCTCACAAGCTTCTTTTATAGTTGGTTCAAACAGACCATAAGTTGAAGGATAAGTAACCATAATGGCGGCTAAGTTAGCAGCATGTTTTTCTGCTTGTTTCTTTAGATCAACTAAATCTAAATTACCATTAGATAAACATTTAATTGGGATAACCTTGAATCCAGCCATTGAAGCCGAAGCTGGATTAGTACCATGAGCAGAAATCGGGATCAAAACAATATTTCTGTTGGTTTCGCCTTTAATAACATGTAAATATTGCTTAATAACAGACAAACCAGTATATTCACCCTGTGCGCCTGAATTTGGCATTAAAGTGGTTTTAGCAAATCCAGTGATGTCAGCCAAATCTTCCTCCAATTCACTGATCAATTCCATATAACCTCTAGCTTGGTCTCTTGGGACAAACGGGTGAAGATTGGCGAACTCAGGCCAAGTAATTGGGATCATTTCAACAGTCGCATTTAGTTTCATGGTACAAGAGCCCAAAGAGatcattgaagaagctAACGAAATATCCTTTTGTTGTAAAGAGTAGAGATATCTCAACATTGCTGTCTCCGAACGATACTTGGAGAAGACCGGGTTGGTGAAGATAACATCCTTTCTTAACCATTCGTTTGGAAATTCTGGTAGAGTAGAAAGATCActtgaatctttttttGCACCAGTAAATAGTTCAACCAAATCTACTAAATCATTTTTTGTAACCGTCTCGTCAAATGATAATTGAACAGTAGATCCATTAactttgaacaaattgatgccaaattcttcaactgcttttttcattaattcATCAGAATTAGTACCATTCAATTTGATACATAACGTATCAAACCATGAATTATTGATTATCTCATGATTACTGTTctccttgatttcttgtGCAAGTAAGGTTGTCAAGCCATATATCTTGCTAGAAATATTTCTAAGACCATCTAAACCGTGATAAACTGCATAATTTGCAGCAATATTAGCCAATAAAGCTTGTGCAGTACAGATATTTGATGTGGCCTTTTCTCTTTTAATATGTTGTTCTCTAGTTTGCAAGGCCAATCTCAAAGCTGGTTTATTTAATCTATCTTTGGTTATACCAATCAATCTACCCGGCATCCTTCTTTGCAATTGTTTAGTGACCGCAAAGAA carries:
- a CDS encoding uncharacterized protein (PKUD0C05830; similar to Saccharomyces cerevisiae YOL007C (CSI2); ancestral locus Anc_6.33); amino-acid sequence: MKSSLTTSSKTTASTITSSTSYAFKASIPTSYDPYIVHSDDKDGTVFIAVGTILIALFVFFIIAKFWFFLKNRKAAELATKYDDIYAGNYYDSSSSVLHYDSAFFDEKKSSYGTDSPSSGTRSTYSHSTNPSTSSRGSETREDVNNYTSQPGRNLRNAYRYQNYNPKRRESFISPINELINDSSEKNEDPQLATKRMSYIDLLDSTVNQTPDSNNNSTTHVAPPSRRKTQSISMLFNSPIDNDHTGKFPHAKSPSVDFGQVHKLVNQSLVSVNQSPSTPSTASEGSSAVTRKEKPGKKNRPPSMVLDMLVQNGMNTD
- a CDS encoding uncharacterized protein (PKUD0C05840; similar to Saccharomyces cerevisiae YMR002W (MIC17); ancestral locus Anc_6.34), encoding MARSSSRRPAPASNSRSIFGGKTQARPASTMSAPAAAAPAYRSPAQAAAPAAAPVSAPAQAAPQQPGMFAQMATTAAGVAVGSAVGHTLGAGLTSMFSGSGSNEAAQQQQQAVPAAQSQVTQQQATPACDADARNFTRCIEESNGNYQACDFYLQQLKACQQAAQQY
- a CDS encoding uncharacterized protein (PKUD0C05850; Pfam Domains: Complex1_49kDa(2.2e-183)), producing MLSSSLRSSLRNISRVNNVSRLAQFHQRNLSTSNVLNQMPKLHKIEQEANDNDFYMIKKRGDKGDESISEPGEDDGFKSTINMEINSALGNYSEFINDAKDLETWTLSNEDSPDHKVKKSKIRHFTLNFGPQHPAAHGVLRLILELHGEEIIRSDPHVGLLHRGTEKLIESKTYMQALPYFDRLDYVSMMTNEQVFALAVEKLLNVEVPIRAKYIRTLFGEITRILNHLMSVLSHAMDVGALTPFLWGFEEREKLMEFYERVSGARLHSAYFRPGGVSQDIPFGLLDDIYMWATQFGDRIDEVEELLTDNRIWKQRTIDVGIVTAEDALAYGLSGVMLRGSGVPYDIRKAQPYDAYDRVDFDIPVGTNGDCYDRYLIRMAEFRQSLRIIEQCINDMPAGPVKVEDFKISPPSKEAMKNDMETLIHHFLLFTKGYQVPQGETYTVIEAPKGEMGVYVISDGTERPYKCKIRTPGFSHLGAFDHIARGHLLPDAVAIIGTMDLVFGEVDR
- a CDS encoding uncharacterized protein (PKUD0C05860; similar to Saccharomyces cerevisiae YMR189W (GCV2); ancestral locus Anc_6.277), with the protein product MLRLLKNSRLSKSSSIAISLRRFNSSKVDISNEKYSSLFQANDKFGDLDTFPRRHLGPNPNDVKTMLHDVNSQNFSEFIKNVIPDSVYVGRKLKVQPLNGYSETEMIDRLKHLASKNKVLRSYIGKGYYGTKLPLVIQRNLLENPAWYTSYTPYQAEVSQGRLESLLNYQTVVSDLTGLPIANASLLDEGSSAAEAMILSFNNSRGKKNIYYVDVNIHEQTYSVLKSRANTLNIEIKAVDLFSKEGISELKENISQTCGVLVSYPQSNGQIPEITKLQAISNLVHDSKGLLSVASDLLALTLLHPPSSFGADIVLGSSQRFGVPMGFGGPHAAFFAVTKQLQRRMPGRLIGITKDRLNKPALRLALQTREQHIKREKATSNICTAQALLANIAANYAVYHGLDGLRNISSKIYGLTTLLAQEIKENSNHEIINNSWFDTLCIKLNGTNSDELMKKAVEEFGINLFKVNGSTVQLSFDETVTKNDLVDLVELFTGAKKDSSDLSTLPEFPNEWLRKDVIFTNPVFSKYRSETAMLRYLYSLQQKDISLASSMISLGSCTMKLNATVEMIPITWPEFANLHPFVPRDQARGYMELISELEEDLADITGFAKTTLMPNSGAQGEYTGLSVIKQYLHVIKGETNRNIVLIPISAHGTNPASASMAGFKVIPIKCLSNGNLDLVDLKKQAEKHAANLAAIMVTYPSTYGLFEPTIKEACEIIHQHGGQVYLDGANMNAQVGLTSPGDLGADVCHLNLHKTFAIPHGGGGPGVGPICVASHLADLLPKHPLCATSNANIENAINPVSSAPFGSASILPIPYAYIKGLGGNNIPYSSATAILNANYMMYKLKDAYKIMFLGEKSVDGSAEIKYCAHEFIIDLRPFKSIGIEAIDVAKRLQDYGFHAPTMSFPIPGTLMVEPTESEDKAELDRFIDSMLSIREEIRAVEEGKSDGAILKNSPHPLSDLLETSEDEWSKRGYTREQAGFPLPHLKNFKTWPTVARVDDTYGDLNLMCTCPTVEEVAEMNI